From one Rhopalosiphum padi isolate XX-2018 chromosome 2, ASM2088224v1, whole genome shotgun sequence genomic stretch:
- the LOC132919715 gene encoding PDZ domain-containing protein 2-like, which translates to MRLFKRRCSDPSPQLVSLSPIEQDHRDISPGYTTPKGCTTPDNGSPKPQKKSLATWGKKVGRKWDQLKRSDSSEILQVSPNRRRQWSPISTKDINNQNIEIHQNYIDKLHNNQNKRISRIESIRSIEEPRTLEEKDQDWLKEKCQKGLEDLYAMENPSKIKIIPPKMMSIKRTTLSVNIDENPLEEQCILEYLISNKKILGLQKSIDDLKTLNYEDLLNVFNQATNRVNQNSYTKNRRRRHTSFGETFMINKIDEKNRVIIKADESGYESDSTRNGGDSPRGSIKSQSSVDNDEFSRKNIRMGLRRGDIKELQVGSNVEVLSLMCNECKKPEQNMSLYQRFLLKKSNCTGPSDRHTEIKTIRLSKRLGEDVGVNVECRDSSSRTRTLYITALSGPAARDGKLCVQDEIIKINGTRVKGLRRQDVESILRSSKYSVEFVVSRSKCQPTSNTEQVLLIQKPPTVPKYPAKSEEVHEPLYSRQSSLPEIKLDEKPKMTGMRKFSVHLDQTRPKHTQIPRLPRPRSLSMSLTTVVFHKGPGYKSLGFSIVGGIDSPKGSMGIFVKTIFPTGQAAESQLLKEGDEIISVNGKSLDGFKHSQAIALFKEVKCGQIVIQVGRRDLIKRNSKSKSCDELDKVVKVR; encoded by the exons ATGCGACTTTTCAAAAGGCGTTGTTCAGATCCGAGTCCTCAACTCGTTAGTTTGTCGCCTATTGAACAGGACCACAGAGATATATCTCCTGGATATACAACTCCAAAAGGATGTACCACACCTGATAATGGTTCACCAAAAcctcaaaaaaaaa GTTTAGCAACCTGGGGTAAAAAAGTAGGAAGAAAATGGGATCAATTAAAAAGAAGTGATTCTTCAGAAATACTTCAAGTTTCTCCTAATCGTAGAAGACAATGGTCACCTATATCTACAaaagatataaataatcaaaatattgaaattcatcaaaattatattgataaattacataataaccaAAATAAACGTATTTCAAGAATAGAAAGTATTAGAAGTATTGAAGAACCAAGAACTTTAGAAGAGAAAGATCAAGATTGGCTAAAAGAAAAATGTCAAAAAGGTCTCGAGGATTTATACGCTATGGAAAAcccttcaaaaataaaaataattcctcCCAAAATGATGTCTATTAAAAGAACGACATTATCTGTCAACATTGATGAGAATCCACTCGAAGAACAGTGTATTTTAGAATAtcttatttctaataaaaaaatattaggattACAGAAAAGTATTGATGACCTCAAGACTCTTAATTATGAAGACCTACTTAATGTGTTCAATCAAGCTACAAATCGAGTAAATCAAAATTCTTATACTAAAAACCGAAGAAGAAGACATACAAGCTTTGGTGAAacgtttatgataaataaaattgacgAAAAAAATCGCGTGATAATAAAAGCTGATGAAAGTGGTTATGAGAGTGATTCTACTAGAAACGGCGGAGATTCACCTAGAGGATCAATTAAATCTCAATCTTCAGTTGATAATGATGAAttttctagaaaaaatattaggaTGGGTTTACGAAGAGGGGATATTAAAGAACTTCAAGTTGGATCAAATGTGGAGGTCTTATCGTTGATGTGTAACGAATGTAAAAAACCGGAACAAAATATGAGTCTTTATCAAaggtttttattgaaaaaaagtaaCTGCACAGGTCCTAGTGATCGACATACTGAAATTAAAACCATACGGCTTAGCAAACGCCTAGGTGAAGATGTTGGAGTTAACGTGGAGTGTCGAGACTCTTCTTCTAGAAcccgtacattatatattacggCTTTATCAGGTCCAGCAGCTAG GGATGGTAAATTATGTGTTCaagatgaaataataaaaatcaatggtACTAGAGTAAAGGGCTTAAGACGACAAGATGTGGAATCGATATTGCGTTCATCCAAGTATAGCGTAGAATTTGTTGTTTCTAGATCTAAATGTCAACCAACCTCAAATACAGAACAAGTTTTATTGATTCAAAAACCCCCAACTGTTCCTAAATACCCGGCAAAGTCAGAAGAAGTACACGAGCCTCTTTATTCTAGACAATCATCTTTGCCAGAAATTAAGTTAGATGAAAAACCTAAAATGACTGGAATGCGAAAATTCTCGGTGCATTTAGATCAAACTCGGCCCAAACATACCCAAATACCTCGATTACCAAGACCTAGATCATTATCTATGTCTCTAACAACGGTAGTTTTCCACAAAGGACCAGGATATAAGTCTTTAGGATTCAGTATCGTTGGTGGAATTGACTCTCCTAAAGGAAGCATGGGGATTTTTGTTAAAACGATTTTTCCTACTGGTCAAGCAGCGGAATCCCAGCTCTTAAAAGAag GTGATGAAATTATCAGCGTAAATGGCAAAAGTTTGGATGGTTTCAAACATTCTCAAGCTATTGCGCTATTCAAAGAAGTCAAATGTGGTCAGATTGTTATTCAAGTTGGACGAAGAGATCTCATCAAAag gAACAGTAAATCTAAATCTTGCGATGAATTAGACAAAGTTGTTAAAGTCCGttga